A window from Dromaius novaehollandiae isolate bDroNov1 chromosome 1, bDroNov1.hap1, whole genome shotgun sequence encodes these proteins:
- the SNRPF gene encoding small nuclear ribonucleoprotein F codes for MSLPLNPKPFLNGLTGKPVMVKLKWGMEYKGYLVSVDGYMNMQLANTEEYIDGALSGHLGEVLIRCNNVLYIRGVEEEEEDGEMRE; via the exons ATG AGCCTGCCGCTGAACCCTAAGCCCTTCCTGAACGGGCTGACGGGGAAGCCGGTGATGGTGAAGTTGAAGTGGGGGATGGAGTACAAGGGCTACCTCGTCTCCGTCGACGGTTACATGAACATGCAG CTTGCAAACACAGAAGAGTATATAGATGGTGCGCTGTCTGGACACCTTGGTGAAGTTTTGATAAG GTGCAATAATGTTTTGTACATCAGAGGtgtggaagaagaggaagaagatggaGAAATGAGAGAATAG